A single region of the Pseudomonas sp. VD-NE ins genome encodes:
- the mprF gene encoding bifunctional lysylphosphatidylglycerol flippase/synthetase MprF, with amino-acid sequence MRANSSDPQDTVTAEHPIKPERLRLLDRLSKYRQPIGLAVTLLLFAIALIACRHLLAELDLDALHDSILDVPKPALLGAFGATVVGFIILLGYEWSASRYAGVTLPPRTLALGGFTAFAIGNAIGLSLLSGGSVRYRLYARLGLGASEVAHMTLFASLSLGCALPPLAAMATLSDLPAASQALGLSEGLLGTVAAVVLALGAVLAIGIYRRRLPEQPLRDNLLVRVGRRTLRLPGRRLTFLQLIITALDVAAAATVLYLLLPEAPPFGAFLLVYLLALAAGVLSHVPGGVGVFEAILLAAFADKLGAAPLAAALLLYRLIYVVLPLLVACVFLLINEGQRLFQTQTMRAASGLAAPILAVLVFLSGVVLLFSGATPEIDTRLEHIGFLIPHRLVDASHFGASLIGVLCLMLAQGLRRRLSAAWMLTTILLLVGALLSLLKGFDWEEATLMTLTAALLGVFRRSFYRPSRLTELPFSPLYLVASLCVLGASTWLLLFAYQDVPYSHQLWWQFTLDADAPRGLRSLLGAAVLLLVIALTWLLRTARPVIHLPTPDELDRAAKILMASSQPDGGLALTGDKALLFHQNDEAFLMYARRGRSLVALYDPIGPGQQRAEMIWQFRDLCDIHHARPVFYQVRAENLPYYMDIGLTAIKLGEEARVDLHRFDLEAKGKEMKDLRYTWNRGTRDGLSLEIHEPGQAPMDELKVISDAWLTGKNVREKGFSLGRFSDEYLKHFRIAVIRFEGRPVAFANLLETYSHDLASLDLMRAHPDAPKLTMEFMMVGLIQHYKSHGYARFSLGMVPLSGLQPRRGAPLTQRLGSMVFRRGEQLYNFQGLRRFKDKFQPDWEPRYMAVPAGLDPLVALADTAALIAGGLTGLVKR; translated from the coding sequence ATGCGCGCCAACTCGTCTGATCCACAAGACACCGTCACAGCGGAACATCCGATCAAACCCGAGCGTTTGCGCTTGCTGGATCGGTTGAGCAAATACCGGCAACCAATTGGTCTGGCGGTGACTTTGCTGTTGTTCGCGATTGCGCTGATTGCCTGTCGTCATCTGCTTGCCGAACTCGATCTCGATGCATTGCACGACTCGATTCTCGACGTGCCGAAACCCGCCCTGCTCGGTGCCTTCGGTGCAACCGTGGTCGGCTTCATCATTCTGCTCGGCTATGAATGGTCGGCCAGCCGCTATGCCGGCGTGACCTTGCCGCCGCGCACATTGGCGCTGGGCGGCTTCACCGCGTTTGCGATTGGCAATGCGATCGGTCTGTCGCTACTGTCCGGCGGTTCGGTGCGCTACCGTTTATATGCACGCCTGGGTCTGGGGGCGTCGGAAGTCGCGCACATGACCTTGTTCGCCAGTCTGTCGCTGGGTTGCGCCTTGCCGCCGCTGGCTGCAATGGCAACGCTGAGCGACCTGCCTGCTGCCTCTCAAGCCCTGGGTTTGTCCGAAGGTCTGCTCGGCACAGTCGCCGCTGTCGTGCTGGCGCTTGGCGCAGTACTGGCTATCGGCATCTACCGTCGGCGCCTGCCGGAACAACCGTTGCGCGACAATCTGCTGGTCAGGGTTGGCCGCCGCACGCTGCGCTTGCCGGGGCGTCGCCTGACTTTCTTGCAGCTGATCATTACCGCCCTCGACGTTGCGGCTGCCGCCACTGTCCTTTATCTGTTGCTGCCGGAAGCGCCGCCGTTTGGTGCATTCCTGCTGGTGTATCTGCTGGCACTGGCTGCCGGCGTACTCAGCCATGTACCCGGTGGCGTCGGTGTATTCGAAGCGATTCTGCTGGCCGCGTTCGCCGACAAGCTCGGTGCCGCACCACTGGCCGCCGCTCTCCTGCTCTATCGTCTGATCTATGTGGTTCTGCCGCTGTTGGTCGCCTGCGTATTCCTGCTGATCAACGAAGGTCAGCGTCTGTTCCAGACTCAAACCATGCGCGCAGCCTCCGGTCTGGCGGCACCGATTCTGGCAGTGCTGGTGTTCTTGTCCGGCGTGGTGTTGCTGTTTTCCGGGGCGACTCCGGAAATCGATACGCGCCTGGAACACATCGGCTTTCTGATTCCGCATCGTCTGGTCGACGCCTCGCACTTCGGCGCCAGCCTGATCGGCGTGCTCTGCCTGATGCTCGCTCAAGGCCTGCGCCGTCGCCTGTCGGCGGCGTGGATGCTCACCACCATTCTGTTGCTGGTCGGCGCCCTGCTCTCACTGCTTAAAGGCTTCGACTGGGAAGAAGCGACGCTGATGACCCTCACCGCAGCCTTGCTCGGTGTGTTCCGTCGCTCGTTTTATCGCCCGAGCCGCCTGACCGAACTGCCGTTCTCGCCGTTGTATCTGGTGGCCAGCCTCTGTGTGCTGGGCGCTTCGACGTGGCTGTTGCTGTTTGCCTATCAAGACGTACCTTACAGCCATCAACTGTGGTGGCAGTTCACGCTTGATGCTGACGCGCCACGTGGCCTGCGTTCGCTGCTCGGTGCCGCTGTGCTGTTGCTGGTGATCGCGCTGACCTGGCTGCTGCGCACCGCGCGCCCGGTCATTCACTTGCCGACGCCGGACGAACTCGATCGCGCGGCGAAGATTCTGATGGCCTCGTCACAACCCGACGGTGGCCTCGCGCTAACCGGTGACAAGGCGTTGCTGTTTCACCAGAACGACGAAGCCTTCCTGATGTACGCACGCCGTGGCCGCAGCCTGGTGGCGCTGTACGACCCGATCGGCCCTGGCCAGCAACGCGCCGAGATGATCTGGCAGTTCCGCGACCTCTGCGACATTCACCATGCCCGCCCGGTGTTCTATCAGGTGCGCGCGGAGAACCTGCCGTACTACATGGACATCGGCCTGACCGCGATCAAATTGGGCGAAGAAGCCCGAGTCGACCTGCACCGCTTTGACCTGGAAGCCAAGGGCAAAGAGATGAAGGATCTGCGCTACACCTGGAACCGTGGCACCCGCGACGGCTTGTCGCTGGAGATTCACGAGCCGGGTCAGGCGCCGATGGATGAGCTGAAAGTGATTTCCGATGCGTGGCTGACCGGCAAGAACGTGCGTGAGAAAGGCTTCTCCCTCGGCCGTTTCAGCGACGAATACCTGAAGCATTTCCGCATCGCGGTGATTCGCTTCGAAGGTCGCCCGGTGGCATTCGCCAACCTGCTCGAGACTTACAGCCACGACCTGGCCAGTCTCGACCTGATGCGCGCGCACCCGGACGCCCCCAAGCTGACCATGGAATTCATGATGGTCGGCCTGATTCAACACTATAAGAGTCACGGATACGCGCGCTTCAGCCTGGGCATGGTGCCGTTGTCGGGGTTGCAACCCCGGCGTGGTGCACCGCTGACCCAGCGTCTGGGCTCGATGGTTTTCCGCCGTGGTGAGCAGCTGTACAACTTCCAAGGCTTGCGCCGCTTCAAAGACAAGTTCCAGCCTGACTGGGAACCCCGTTATATGGCCGTGCCCGCCGGACTCGATCCGCTGGTGGCGCTGGCCGACACTGCTGCCCTGATCGCGGGCGGCTTGACTGGATTGGTGAAACGCTGA
- the dinB gene encoding DNA polymerase IV — protein sequence MTQRKIIHIDCDCFYAAIEMRDDPRLAGKPLAVGGSADRRGVIATCNYEARAYGVRSAMASGHALKLCPDLTIVKPRMDAYREASKEIHTIFSDYTDLIEPLSLDEAYLDVSDSAHFGGSATRIAQDIRRRVSNQLHITVSAGVAPNKFLAKIASDWKKPNGLFVITPDQVEDFVSGLPVSKLHGVGKVTADKLGKLGIVDCSQLREWDKLALVREFGSFGERLWSLARGIDDRLVHNDSRRQSISVENTYDVDLPDLRSCLDKLPELLETLKTRMARIDSSYRPGKPFVKVKFHDFTQTTLEQAGAGRDLGSYQLMLTQAFNRGGKPVRLLGVGVRLEDLRGGFEQMELFER from the coding sequence ATGACTCAGCGAAAAATCATCCACATTGACTGCGACTGTTTCTACGCCGCCATCGAGATGCGCGATGACCCGCGTCTGGCCGGCAAGCCGCTGGCGGTGGGTGGTTCGGCTGATCGGCGCGGGGTGATCGCCACCTGCAACTATGAAGCGCGCGCTTATGGCGTGCGTTCGGCGATGGCTTCGGGGCACGCCTTGAAATTGTGTCCGGACCTGACCATCGTCAAGCCACGCATGGACGCCTATCGTGAAGCCTCGAAAGAAATACACACGATTTTCAGCGATTACACCGACCTGATCGAGCCGCTGTCGCTTGATGAGGCATATCTGGATGTCTCGGACAGCGCGCATTTCGGCGGCAGTGCCACGCGCATCGCTCAGGACATCCGTCGCCGGGTCTCTAATCAATTGCACATCACCGTGTCTGCGGGTGTGGCGCCGAACAAGTTTCTGGCCAAAATCGCCAGCGACTGGAAAAAGCCCAATGGACTGTTCGTTATTACGCCAGACCAGGTGGAGGACTTCGTCAGTGGCTTGCCGGTGAGCAAATTGCACGGTGTCGGCAAGGTCACCGCCGACAAATTGGGCAAGCTCGGCATTGTCGATTGCTCACAGTTGCGCGAATGGGACAAATTGGCCCTGGTGCGTGAATTCGGCAGCTTTGGCGAGCGACTGTGGAGCCTCGCCCGTGGGATCGATGACCGGCTGGTGCACAACGACAGCCGGCGTCAGTCAATCAGCGTGGAAAATACCTACGATGTTGATCTGCCGGACCTTCGCAGTTGCCTGGATAAATTGCCTGAGCTGCTGGAAACCTTGAAAACCCGTATGGCGCGGATCGACAGCAGTTATCGACCGGGCAAGCCGTTCGTCAAAGTGAAGTTTCATGATTTCACCCAGACGACGCTGGAGCAGGCCGGGGCAGGGCGGGATCTGGGTAGTTATCAGTTGATGCTGACGCAGGCGTTCAATCGCGGCGGCAAACCGGTGCGGTTGTTGGGGGTTGGGGTAAGGCTGGAGGATTTGCGCGGCGGGTTTGAGCAGATGGAGTTGTTTGAGCGGTAG
- a CDS encoding DUF3077 domain-containing protein, whose amino-acid sequence MSKEIPSTPSDLTTIGFTPFLYNADQAFFNVRASIPIIDALSQSSDLLSLAKSFAEDAAFIRDTDRHAWAAHYLTMMGKALIDDVIQALIPRPARTKTESEEELPESH is encoded by the coding sequence ATGAGCAAAGAAATTCCGTCAACGCCTTCAGACCTTACAACCATCGGCTTCACCCCTTTCCTCTACAACGCGGATCAAGCGTTCTTCAATGTCCGCGCCAGCATCCCGATCATCGATGCCTTGTCCCAATCCTCCGACCTGCTATCCCTCGCCAAATCCTTCGCCGAGGATGCTGCCTTCATCAGAGACACCGACCGCCATGCCTGGGCTGCGCATTACCTGACCATGATGGGCAAAGCCTTGATTGATGATGTGATCCAAGCGCTGATCCCACGACCTGCTCGCACAAAGACCGAATCCGAAGAAGAATTGCCTGAAAGCCACTAA
- a CDS encoding virulence factor family protein: MIQRSLKYILAALIVLAVIAGGGFWYLKRPAPEPTVEQLNPADGAAMTRVIPGTKPKAQVLVAVNDDQKLSEKQLTTLSRSASAQIVQVILPKDCLLQSRALQSGLRELNGPATLVSGIGPGAVLAWRWLAEQKDDKAQAISVDLALEKGGCTHLLPKSAAHGHWLAAWNDNPDDASAGFVRDQPNAETSISDYDINLPQVLNNELRKILVGGDKANGGLAIPVVEVPAGQAKDTVTLFLSGDGGWRDLDRDVAGEMAKIGYPVVGIDTLRYYWQHKSPEQSALDLTELMQHYRQKWGTKRFILTGYSFGADVLPAIYNRLPDTEQQRVDAIILLAFARTGSFEIEVEGWLGNAGKEAATGPEMAKLPAAKVVCIYGEEETDESGCTDKTAVGEAVKLPGGHHFDENYPALAKRLVDLIEKRQSKDSVAEE, encoded by the coding sequence ATGATTCAACGCTCCCTGAAGTACATCCTGGCCGCACTGATCGTGCTGGCCGTGATTGCCGGCGGCGGTTTCTGGTACCTCAAACGTCCGGCACCGGAACCGACCGTCGAACAGCTCAACCCGGCCGATGGCGCCGCCATGACCCGCGTCATTCCCGGCACCAAGCCCAAGGCGCAGGTGCTGGTAGCCGTCAACGACGACCAGAAACTCTCTGAAAAACAACTGACCACCCTGAGCCGCAGCGCCTCGGCGCAGATCGTTCAGGTGATTCTGCCGAAAGACTGCCTGCTGCAAAGCCGCGCCCTGCAATCGGGCCTGCGTGAACTGAATGGCCCGGCCACTCTGGTCAGCGGCATCGGCCCGGGCGCTGTGCTGGCCTGGCGCTGGTTGGCTGAACAGAAAGACGACAAGGCCCAAGCCATTTCCGTGGATCTGGCCCTGGAAAAAGGTGGCTGCACCCACCTGCTGCCGAAATCCGCCGCCCACGGCCACTGGCTGGCAGCCTGGAACGACAACCCGGACGACGCCAGCGCAGGTTTCGTGCGCGACCAACCGAACGCCGAAACCAGCATCAGCGACTACGACATCAACCTGCCGCAAGTGCTGAACAACGAACTGCGCAAGATCCTCGTCGGCGGCGACAAGGCCAACGGCGGTCTGGCGATTCCGGTGGTTGAAGTGCCGGCCGGTCAGGCCAAAGACACCGTGACCCTGTTCCTCTCCGGAGACGGCGGCTGGCGCGATCTCGACCGCGACGTGGCGGGCGAGATGGCCAAGATCGGCTACCCGGTCGTCGGCATCGACACCCTGCGCTACTACTGGCAGCACAAGAGCCCGGAGCAAAGCGCACTGGACCTGACTGAGCTGATGCAACACTACCGGCAGAAATGGGGCACCAAGCGCTTCATCCTCACCGGTTATTCGTTCGGTGCTGACGTATTGCCAGCGATCTATAACCGCCTGCCAGACACCGAGCAGCAACGCGTCGACGCAATCATCCTGCTGGCCTTCGCCCGCACCGGCAGCTTCGAAATCGAAGTCGAAGGCTGGCTGGGCAACGCCGGCAAAGAAGCCGCCACCGGCCCGGAAATGGCCAAACTGCCAGCGGCGAAGGTTGTGTGCATCTATGGTGAAGAAGAGACCGATGAAAGTGGCTGCACCGACAAGACGGCAGTCGGCGAGGCGGTGAAACTGCCTGGCGGCCACCACTTCGACGAGAACTACCCGGCGCTGGCCAAGCGTCTGGTGGACTTGATCGAGAAGCGTCAGAGCAAGGACTCGGTCGCCGAAGAGTGA